From Buchnera aphidicola (Aphis helianthi), the proteins below share one genomic window:
- the rsmH gene encoding 16S rRNA (cytosine(1402)-N(4))-methyltransferase RsmH, which produces MNQNIKHIPVMTEEIIESLKIQENGIYIDSTFGMGGHSIEILKKLGKKGKLYAIDKDLNSVLIGNKIQDQRFCIIHDTFSNILNYAKSKQIVGKVDGILFDLGVSSLQIEDYQRGFSFKKNGPLDMRMNQNCGITASDWIFKSDIKKIICVLKNFGEERFAKKIAYAIKNYNKRKKITETLELVNIIKRSIPIKNIFKHPARRTFQAIRIYINQELEEIKNALKDTLKILKPGGRIIVISFHSLEDRIIKKFMIKNSVKEIIPYGMPITEKEIEKLKICKLKIINRLFPSFEEIKKNPRARSSILRTAELK; this is translated from the coding sequence ATGAACCAAAATATAAAACATATTCCTGTTATGACAGAAGAGATAATTGAATCATTAAAAATTCAAGAAAATGGTATTTATATTGATAGTACATTTGGCATGGGTGGGCATTCTATTGAAATTTTAAAAAAACTAGGAAAAAAAGGAAAATTATATGCTATTGACAAAGACTTAAATTCTGTATTAATAGGAAATAAAATTCAAGATCAACGTTTTTGTATAATTCATGATACCTTTTCAAATATTTTAAATTATGCTAAATCTAAACAAATTGTTGGAAAAGTAGATGGAATATTATTTGATTTAGGAGTTTCTTCATTACAAATAGAAGATTATCAAAGAGGTTTTTCATTTAAAAAAAATGGACCTTTAGATATGAGAATGAATCAAAATTGTGGAATTACAGCTTCAGATTGGATTTTTAAAAGCGATATCAAAAAAATTATTTGTGTTTTAAAAAATTTTGGAGAAGAACGTTTTGCAAAAAAAATTGCATATGCAATTAAAAATTACAATAAAAGAAAAAAAATAACAGAAACTTTAGAATTAGTAAATATTATAAAAAGATCAATACCAATAAAAAATATATTTAAACATCCAGCTAGACGAACTTTTCAAGCAATTAGAATTTATATTAATCAAGAATTAGAAGAAATAAAAAATGCACTAAAAGATACATTAAAAATATTAAAACCAGGAGGTCGTATTATTGTTATTAGCTTTCATTCATTAGAAGATAGAATAATCAAAAAATTTATGATAAAAAATAGTGTTAAAGAAATAATACCATATGGTATGCCTATCACAGAAAAAGAAATTGAAAAACTAAAAATATGTAAATTAAAAATTATAAATCGATTATTTCCAAGTTTCGAAGAAATTAAAAAAAATCCTAGAGCTCGAAGTTCTATATTACGTACAGCAGAATTAAAATAA
- the ilvN gene encoding acetolactate synthase small subunit, which yields MRRILSILLENESGALSRVIGLFSQRGYNIETVTVAPTEDPSLSKMTIQTVGNEQSIEQLEKQLHKLIDVLRVIKIEQTSHIEREIMLLKVQKNNCKNDIKHITEVFRGQIVDITSTTYVLQLSGTTKKLDSFLKIIRNISEIIEMTRSGIVGISRG from the coding sequence ATGCGAAGAATTTTATCTATTCTTTTAGAAAATGAATCAGGTGCATTATCACGTGTAATAGGGCTCTTTTCACAAAGAGGTTATAATATAGAAACAGTTACAGTAGCACCTACCGAAGACCCTTCTCTATCAAAAATGACTATACAAACAGTAGGAAATGAACAATCTATTGAACAACTTGAAAAACAATTACATAAATTAATTGATGTTTTAAGAGTTATAAAAATTGAACAAACATCTCATATAGAACGTGAAATTATGTTGTTAAAAGTACAAAAAAACAATTGCAAAAATGATATTAAACATATTACTGAAGTTTTTCGAGGACAAATTGTAGATATCACTTCTACAACATATGTATTACAACTTTCAGGTACTACAAAAAAGTTAGATTCTTTTCTTAAAATAATTAGAAATATATCCGAAATTATTGAAATGACTCGTTCTGGAATAGTAGGAATTTCTCGAGGATAA
- a CDS encoding acetolactate synthase 3 large subunit has product MEILSGAEMVIRSLINQGIQHIFGYPGGAVLDIYDALKTVGGIEHILVRHEQAATHMADGYARSTGKTGVVLVTSGPGATNAITGIATAYMDSIPMIVISGQVASSLIGYDAFQECDMIGISRPIVKHSFLVKKTEDIPNIFKKAFWIASTGRPGPVVIDLPKDVLKQKSKYGFIWPKNVHIRSYNPTTKGHHRQIKKALSILLKAKKPVIYAGGGVISSNSNHELLKFAEKTHCPVTTSLMGLGAFPGNHPQSISMLGMHGTYEANMAMHNADVIFAVGVRFDDRTTNNLTKYCPNATILHIDIDPTSISKTVSADIPIVGDAKHVLREILELIKKEPKIHSLENWWNNIKEWKQTKSLEYNKQSIKIKPQNVIQTLFKLTKGTSYITSDVGQHQMFAALYYKFDKPRHWINSGGLGTMGFGLPAALGVKLAIPEATVICITGDGSIQMNIQELSTAKQYNLAVLILNLNNSSLGMVKQWQDMIYSGRHSHSYMESLPDFVKLVESYGHIGLRISKTEELEKKLIFALKKLSEGNLVFLDIQIDNSEHVYPMQVQGGGMNEMWLRKKEG; this is encoded by the coding sequence ATGGAAATATTATCAGGAGCCGAAATGGTTATTAGATCATTAATTAATCAGGGAATACAACATATATTTGGTTATCCTGGTGGTGCGGTACTAGACATTTATGATGCCCTAAAAACCGTTGGTGGAATTGAACACATTTTAGTAAGACATGAACAAGCAGCTACTCACATGGCTGACGGATACGCAAGATCTACTGGAAAAACAGGTGTGGTATTAGTGACTTCCGGACCAGGTGCTACTAACGCAATTACTGGAATTGCCACAGCTTATATGGATTCAATTCCAATGATAGTAATTTCAGGACAAGTAGCATCATCATTAATTGGGTATGATGCATTTCAAGAATGTGATATGATTGGTATTTCTCGACCAATAGTAAAACATAGCTTTTTAGTTAAAAAAACTGAAGATATACCTAATATCTTTAAAAAGGCTTTTTGGATAGCGTCTACTGGACGTCCTGGTCCAGTAGTTATTGATTTACCTAAAGATGTTTTAAAACAAAAAAGTAAATATGGATTTATTTGGCCTAAAAATGTGCATATACGATCTTATAATCCAACTACTAAAGGTCATCACAGACAAATTAAAAAAGCGCTAAGTATATTATTAAAAGCAAAAAAACCTGTTATATATGCTGGTGGTGGAGTTATTAGTTCTAACAGCAATCATGAATTATTAAAATTCGCAGAAAAAACTCATTGTCCTGTCACAACATCTTTAATGGGATTAGGAGCTTTTCCCGGTAATCATCCTCAAAGTATTTCAATGTTAGGTATGCACGGTACTTATGAAGCTAATATGGCAATGCATAATGCCGATGTTATTTTTGCTGTTGGTGTTCGATTTGATGATAGAACAACAAACAATTTAACAAAATACTGTCCAAATGCTACTATTTTACATATTGATATTGATCCTACATCTATTTCTAAAACTGTTTCTGCAGATATACCAATAGTTGGAGATGCTAAACATGTTTTAAGAGAAATATTAGAACTAATAAAAAAAGAACCAAAAATTCACTCTTTAGAAAATTGGTGGAATAATATAAAAGAATGGAAACAAACTAAAAGTTTAGAATATAATAAACAAAGCATAAAAATAAAGCCTCAAAATGTTATACAAACTCTATTTAAATTAACTAAAGGCACATCTTATATTACTTCCGATGTTGGTCAACATCAAATGTTTGCAGCACTATATTATAAATTTGACAAGCCTAGACATTGGATTAATTCCGGTGGATTAGGTACTATGGGATTTGGATTACCAGCAGCACTAGGTGTAAAATTAGCAATACCTGAAGCTACTGTAATTTGTATTACTGGTGATGGTAGCATTCAAATGAATATTCAAGAGTTATCAACTGCAAAACAATATAATTTAGCTGTTTTAATATTAAATTTAAATAATTCTTCTTTAGGAATGGTAAAACAGTGGCAAGATATGATTTATTCTGGAAGACATTCTCATTCATATATGGAATCACTTCCAGATTTTGTGAAATTAGTAGAATCATATGGACATATTGGATTACGTATAAGTAAAACAGAAGAATTAGAAAAAAAATTAATATTTGCTTTAAAAAAACTATCTGAAGGCAATTTAGTTTTTTTAGATATTCAAATAGATAATTCAGAGCACGTTTATCCTATGCAGGTTCAAGGAGGAGGTATGAATGAAATGTGGTTAAGGAAAAAAGAGGGCTAA
- a CDS encoding FAD:protein FMN transferase, which produces MGTYWQVKIPNIKIKNIKYIKKLIQKNLDIDEQLLSPWKKKSLVYQFNQLKKYKLLKINKNFLKIILTAQTIHKKTHGKLDITIGTLIDIWGFGTQKKPHNYPSKNIIKKNINLTGIQHLKLINNVHGIYLQKNIDGIKINPSTLAEGFAVDHLSCILSKKGIKNYTISIGGTVLVKIENNKKSKLIAIQKPTDKTKAIQLLIHLKNQSISTAGTYLNYYFLNGKNIAHIINPKDGIPVKNNLISVSVISSTALEADSWDTGLLLLGLKKAKELSIKENLAVCIISKEKNKLSTWTSPQFKKFLIK; this is translated from the coding sequence ATGGGAACATACTGGCAGGTAAAAATTCCCAATATAAAAATTAAAAATATAAAATATATAAAAAAATTAATACAAAAAAATTTAGATATAGATGAACAATTATTATCTCCTTGGAAAAAAAAATCTTTAGTTTATCAATTCAATCAATTAAAAAAATATAAACTATTAAAAATTAATAAAAACTTTCTAAAAATTATTTTAACAGCACAAACAATTCATAAGAAAACTCATGGAAAATTAGATATAACTATTGGCACCTTAATTGATATATGGGGATTTGGAACTCAAAAAAAACCTCATAATTATCCTTCAAAAAATATAATAAAAAAAAATATCAATCTTACAGGTATTCAACATTTAAAACTTATTAATAACGTACATGGAATATATTTACAAAAAAATATAGATGGTATAAAAATCAATCCTTCTACATTAGCTGAAGGATTTGCTGTAGATCATTTATCTTGTATTTTATCTAAAAAAGGAATAAAAAATTACACTATTTCAATAGGAGGTACAGTTTTAGTTAAAATAGAAAATAATAAAAAATCAAAACTTATCGCAATTCAAAAACCTACTGATAAAACAAAAGCAATTCAATTACTTATTCATCTAAAAAATCAGTCTATTAGTACAGCTGGAACTTATCTTAATTATTATTTTCTTAATGGCAAAAATATTGCACATATTATTAATCCTAAAGATGGAATTCCTGTAAAAAATAATTTAATATCTGTAAGCGTTATTTCTTCAACTGCGTTAGAAGCAGATAGTTGGGATACTGGATTGCTTTTATTAGGTTTGAAAAAAGCTAAGGAATTATCTATAAAGGAAAATTTAGCTGTTTGCATTATATCTAAAGAAAAAAATAAATTATCAACATGGACATCACCACAATTTAAAAAATTTTTGATAAAATAA
- the degP gene encoding serine endoprotease DegP: protein MKRINIVLRGTVFILTLLLSFGMSWGNANVTSNNISSTQIIPSLAPMLEKVMPSVISINIEGNNTIQTSRLPHQFQPFFGDNSPFCQGNSPFRNSPFCHSNPNSDNTNEKFHALGSGVIIDAEKGYAVTNNHVVENANKIQVQLSDGRRYAAHVIGKDPRSDIALIQLKNANNLSAIKIADSDSLRVGDYTVAIGNPYGLGETVTSGIISALGRSGLNIEHYENFIQTDAAINRGNSGGALVNLNGELIGINTAILAPDGGNIGIGFAIPGNMVKNLTAQIVQFGQVRRGELGIIGMELNSDLAKIMKINTQKGAFISQVLPNSSAFQAGIKAGDIIISLNKKPIYSFAALRAEIGSLPVTTKMELGIFRNGKIKDIIVELKPSFKNSINFGEIYIGLEGANLSNYILDHQKKGVKVEDVKIHTSAAKIGFKKDDIILEVNQKLINNLDDLKHELDSKPHVLVFGVKRGNSNIYLVTEQLVNE, encoded by the coding sequence ATGAAAAGAATAAATATAGTATTACGCGGGACAGTATTTATTTTAACTCTATTACTAAGTTTTGGAATGTCTTGGGGAAATGCAAATGTTACTTCTAATAATATATCCTCAACACAAATTATTCCTAGTTTAGCACCTATGTTAGAAAAAGTAATGCCTTCAGTAATTAGTATTAATATTGAAGGTAATAATACAATTCAAACGTCTCGATTACCTCATCAATTTCAACCATTTTTTGGTGATAATTCTCCTTTTTGCCAAGGTAATTCACCTTTTCGGAATTCTCCTTTTTGTCATTCTAATCCAAATTCCGATAATACAAATGAAAAGTTTCATGCGCTAGGATCAGGTGTTATTATTGATGCTGAAAAAGGATATGCTGTTACTAATAATCACGTTGTAGAAAATGCAAATAAAATACAAGTACAATTAAGTGATGGACGTCGCTATGCAGCTCATGTAATTGGAAAAGATCCAAGATCTGATATTGCTTTAATACAATTAAAAAATGCAAACAATTTAAGTGCAATTAAAATTGCAGATTCTGACTCTCTAAGAGTTGGTGATTATACTGTAGCTATAGGTAACCCGTATGGTCTTGGTGAAACTGTGACATCTGGTATTATTTCTGCTTTAGGCAGAAGCGGACTAAACATTGAACATTACGAAAATTTTATTCAAACTGATGCTGCTATTAACAGAGGTAATTCTGGAGGAGCATTGGTTAATTTAAATGGTGAATTAATAGGTATTAACACTGCAATATTAGCTCCAGATGGGGGTAATATAGGTATTGGTTTTGCTATTCCTGGAAACATGGTTAAAAATCTTACTGCACAAATAGTTCAATTTGGACAAGTAAGACGTGGTGAGTTAGGAATAATAGGTATGGAATTAAATTCTGATTTAGCAAAAATCATGAAAATTAACACTCAAAAAGGTGCTTTTATTAGTCAAGTTTTACCTAACTCCTCTGCATTTCAAGCAGGTATTAAAGCTGGAGATATTATTATATCTTTAAATAAAAAACCTATTTACAGTTTTGCAGCATTACGTGCTGAAATTGGATCTTTACCAGTGACTACTAAAATGGAGCTAGGAATTTTCCGAAATGGTAAAATTAAAGATATTATTGTTGAATTAAAACCATCTTTTAAAAATAGTATTAATTTTGGCGAGATTTATATAGGTCTCGAAGGTGCTAATTTATCTAATTATATATTAGATCATCAGAAAAAAGGCGTAAAAGTAGAAGATGTTAAAATACATACTTCAGCTGCAAAAATTGGCTTTAAAAAAGATGATATTATTCTAGAGGTTAATCAAAAACTAATAAATAATTTAGATGATTTGAAACACGAATTAGATTCCAAGCCACATGTATTAGTTTTTGGAGTAAAAAGAGGAAATTCTAATATTTACTTAGTAACTGAACAATTAGTAAATGAATAA